The Ptiloglossa arizonensis isolate GNS036 chromosome 2, iyPtiAriz1_principal, whole genome shotgun sequence sequence aaacGTCCACGGTCCTCGTCGATTTCGGTTCCtcgagtattttttcttttttttccgttaATTGGAATTTCAACAAAATTCAAGAGAATTGCAACAGACGTTGCGAATTATCACGAAGCAACGCCGACGTGGACCAAAAGGACGCTAAGGCGATTTCGAGTATCCCAGTCAGGGTCGCGTTTCCGCAGTCTCCTATCAATTAAAAGTGTCAATTTGTAACCGGTGACGCGTAATTTGCATCGCGCGGTACGCCAGCCGTGATTATTTACGAGTGGAGCCTTGGGATCCACTAATCGCTCATCCTCGACGACGTAATAATTCGCgaggaaagaaatatttcgtgCAAAAGGCCGTCTCTCGCTCGCGCGCAACTTCATTCGGAATTTTATTTACGCATAAATTACAAGCGGTTTTTTCATCGTCTACGTCGACGCGCGAGTCCCGTCGATTATTGCCCGTCTCGAATTTCCTTTCACCGTGAAGCACTGCTCGCGGGACACCGCGGAGAGACGTTCGGTTAGCAATTTTCGCGGATACGTAGCTTTCGGCGAGAAACGATCCCGCGAGACCGAAAATTCGTGTCCCGCTTGGACGCTACGTAAATATTCCTTCCACTCGCAAACACACCGGGCGCCGAATTCGTCGTTATCGTCATGGACAGGAGCAAAATCCACGTACCGGgcgataaaattttatcaacaaATAAAGCCATTCACCGTCGCGGCCCTTTCACCGTTTTCGATAACCGTAATTGCGCGTCGCATTAAccgcgatcgtttctttttccaaaagGAAACAAATAACGCGTCCCGAATACGAGCTACTTTACGATTTTCTTATCCGTTCTCGAATTTACGAGCACGCGAATaagatttttctcgaaaatgattGTTCGTCTCTTGAGTAACTCCACCgcgagatcgttcgatcgtcgagcgaAATTTACGCTCGGAGTCGCGAAATCCGtgcgaatagaattttttttaaaataattgtttgttCCACGAGTGAGTCTGTCGCAAGATTGTTCGATCTTCGAGTGGAATTATTCGTCGAAGATGTGAAATTtacgcgaataaaatttttctaaaataataattcgtcaTGTGAGTAACTACACCGCAAGATTGTTCGATCGTCGAGTGTGGAATCGTCTGTCGAAGATGCGAAATCTACGCGactaaaatttttctaaattaaccGCTTGTTCCGTGAATAACTGTACCGCGAGATTGTTCGATGTTCGAGTATGGAATCGTCCGTCGAAGATGCGAAACCCACGCGATTAAAATTGTTTCCCAAAACGATCGTTCGTCCTGCGAGTAACGCTaccgttcgatcgtcgagcggGATTATCGTCGGTAGACGCGAAATCCAAGTGAAAAAcgcaaacgaaattttgcaTCCGCTTGAAATCACCGAGCTATTTCTGATCCCCAAACTCGTTCTCCTCGGGCCTCGAAAAATCGTCGGGAATCTACCGCGGGGAAAAAAAGCGGCAAGAAACGCGAAACTCCCATCTTCATTAACGGGAGGAACATCGTTGAACAAGGAGcttaaggagaagaagaaaaaaagaaaaagatatcaATTACTACGAAGGGCCGTTTCTTTAACCACAGCTCCTGAGCGTAATCAGCGCGTTGAGCAGCTTTTAATCGACACTCGGGAGCGATTCCTTCCGAGGTGAGTTTCCTGCTCGATTCCTCGATCCTCTCGATTAATCGCCGCCGGCCGGGCCCCGAAAGAGAGAGGCGAGGACGAGAAGGGAGGGAGAACGATCGCGTTACGTGGGCCCGAGCGCGAACTTGACACCGGCAAGGACGCGTTTCGAAAggaggaaataaaaaaatactggTCCCAGACCGTTAAAGGACGCGCGGCGAGTCAGCTGTTGAAGACGCGCGCCAACGACGATCGCCGAATAAATCACGCCTAAGAGGATCGCGATCGTCGACGTGACCTCGAGCGTTCGCGATCTCCGCGCGAATTAAACGAGACCGCGATACGACAACGGGACTCATCATtgggattattatttatttttctctctttttttttctccttttttcccctCAAGGTTCCACCGTATACGAAAGATCGTTCCACGTTCCGTCGAATAATCGATCGGAGCAGTTGAATCGAGATCGATGAAAATCGCCTTCTCCGCGATTTATTAAACGTAGAAACCTTGAGCAGCTATGACGAAGCGGCGATGATTCATCGTAGATCGTTGCGAAGCGTCCACGCTCGCGAACTCGATACGAACGGATACAGGGTGAGATTTCTcgcgcgaaaataaatcgaaattcgCGGGACAACgcgttcttttcttctcttttttttttcatttatttttaccaCGACCGTGGTTGCCGACGtgttaatttcgaaagaaaagaaatccacGGCCATTGCTTCTGCTCGATCGTCGACTCCGCGAACGTTTGTAAATACTCGCGACGTAATATCGCTGCGTTTGGAAATACACGATACGGTAATCGGTGATGAAGCGATAAAGGTGTAACGGTTGTAAATACGCGAAAGATGATAGAGAGTGGAGCGGACCTGCGTCCGAAATTATGTAACTCGTGTGTCGGGATAgatacgaatgaaaattattattcgaatcgagTCCACCTGTACGAAATCACGGCCGTAACAGGCATCCACGCTTTTTCGATGATAAAGTGTCTCGTGTTTCGTGAATATTGTACGCGACGGAgcgaaatgtagaaacgagcaaaaatgtAAAAGCGAATTAGGTTCGGGAACGGTGATGTATTTATCGCGAATCGAGTCGGTTCGCGGACCGAAAGGTCGAAGTTGATACAAACCACCATTAGGAGAAACGTTACGCGAGATTTTGCAGCATTGTTAATATCGGTTTCGTTGAAAGAGAGCAACGATTTCCAGAATTCCATCCTCCGTTCTCTCGACCGCTTAGATCTCTTCTAGCTCGTTCGAGTCTATCCTCGTCCACCGCTCGCCCGTATTTCTCCCTTTCCCTATATTTCTCGCCACCGATATTCCTCCGCCCTGTGTCCTTCTCGTACCCTACGACCTATATTTTCATCGCCCTTTCTCCCTGCCCGTTGCAACCTTCCACGATCCTGTAATTCCACCTCGTCCTCCAACCCCCGTCTCGTATCCCTATAATCGTATCTCCCTTCGGTTTACGTTCTCCAGGCCAGCTCGTCCTTACCCGAAAATTGTACACCGATGTCCCGTAAAACACGGATCTTTATCGATTCCCACGCTTTCGTCGGAGTCGTCCGCGTTTCTCGACTCTCCGAATCAAGGTGAGTTAAAAAAAATGTCCCGATCTCTTCGTAACCACGACAGGGTGCTGCAATAATTCTCGAACCACCGGTTGCACGACGAGATCGTTAACCCTGGAACTATCAATCGTGTACCTATTTGTATCGGAGGATTACGAAATGAATTAATCTCGTACGAAATTAGAagcagagagggagagaggagaTTAATTCACGTGTACCGTTAGCTCTGTGTTTCAATAACTATCCGCGAACGTTAAGGGCAGAGGCGTCAACTTTCAACaacgtttgaataattttcaaaagaaattcgaaacggtTCAAATTGAACGACCGATCGTTGATAGTTCTGGTTCGTATCTGGCGATAGTTTCTGGTGATTAAAAAATCCGATCGATCCGTGTTTACTCTCGTTGTCATTTTGTAACGTTTCGCGCGTTTAAGAACCGTGCCTCGATAGTTAAAGCgcgagtttctcaacgcgtttccgCACAACCGCGCAATACTTATGTCGTTTCGCGCAGATCCGCCGCATTAATTCGTTCCgctacgatcgtttcgcgcgcgattcgcTCGATCGAGACGAATCTCGCGCTGGTCGAATTCGGTTTCGTAGGATCGTTGAAATTTCGCGGTTTCGTCGATGTTCCGGACCATAACGGTTCCGTTCGTCGCTCATCGATCATCCTCGGAACCGTTCCCGCCGCGACTTTCGTCGATCgggatcgaaattaatttatcgaccaCTCTGGTTCCGCCGTAGGGTCCGGGATTCGGTTAAATTATTACTATAACGGTTGTAAATTTGTAACGGTTCGAACGTTGCGCGGTGACACAGTTCCGTCTCGAGAATCTCTCGACGTTCTGGACGAAATTATGCAGAGTCTCTTCGACGTCTCGTTCGCAGGATAATCCGCTCGAgtttcgactcgacgcgacttcTTCGACCTAATTCGTAATCAGGTTCCATTCGAAGACGATTCGATCGCACGGATCGGGGGAACGTTGCTACTACTTCGTGGAAAGCTGCCCGGCCGGCTGTTTTGCGTCTAGTTTCTAGAAGAGACGTCCTGAAACGCCCGCGAGATCTTTCACGAACGCTCGAAATCGTCTTTGATCGATTTCTCAAAAAATCGAACGCTCCGCAACGATGTTgcgaaccttaaaaattttcttccagaATTTTTTGATACGAAATTgtctcgatcgaagaaagaTTATTTCCAGTTTTCAATTGAACGATCTTTCTTCCAATAggtatttctttttacaatctGATAGTACGCACGAGTAAGCATCGACTGTATGaattaaataaacagagaaacgagatcAAGGACACCGGTTTCGAATcgacttttcgaaaaatcgacgcgTTCGCACCGATGGTGGATCGTTCTTGCGGTCGATCTTTCGACAAACCGATTTGTTCGACACGAGGTGCGGCTCGAGATTCAAATTCGAAGCGGTGCGGTTTTCGTCGCTCGATGATATTCGATCCCCGGGagaggggaaaaagaaaaacacaacgCCCGAGAGCAAAAAGGAATTTCGATGGGAGGAACGACGCGCTAAAATGGTTCACGAGGCTTCGGAGGCGATGATTACAATTTGGCGGATTAACGAGAAAAATCGATCGCGCGAGATGATCCGTCCCGTGTACCTCGAGAGCGTtgctatttttatttcgtcgcgAGAGAGTAACGAGCTCCCGTGTCAATAATTCGTGTACGCttaattattcgaatcgatcggtcgaAGAACGATACAAGTCCGGAATTAACCACTCGCGAAACTGCATCTAAAATGCACTGTAAAATGCAAAACTACGCGCTGACCCCGAGAACGATGCAAAAGAAGTGTCGCTATCCACGAGTTTAACAAATGGAAAAAGTAACTATATTTAAATATCTCTAAACAGCTGTTTCCTTGCGTATCGAAAAGAAACAGAATATCCCAATGCGCGGTTTCGATCAATTCTCAGAGAATGCAACGAACGTAAAACGCTGCTCCATTCGAACATCTTCTACGAACATTCGTGACAAGTAAATATCTCGAGCGTGCGCTTCTTGAACTTCTTTCGCGATTCATTCGCAACGGTTGCAGCGAGCACCGATCAACACCGGACCGCTTCCATCGCGTTCCACGAAACTTCGAAATTACCGATCACGGTGATCGAGATCGCCGGGAATACCCGAAAGATCTTCCGCGATCCCTTCCGATCGAATCATCGATCCGCACGTACCCAGACGAGACACGGAGCTTCCGTCGAACGTCGGTGTGGAACAGGTGCATCGACATCCGCGTAAAAGCGTTATCCTTCGTCGGGCGTGGATCGTTTCCACGATCCTGGGGCGTGGCACGAACGATCCGTCGATCCGAGAAAGGAATCCGTCGTTTTACGTAACGATCTCGAGCGATCCGCGAGCGACCGTTTCCCGCCCGTTATCCGCCTTTGCGTCGTTCCTCGCGCGTCCACGACCGTTTCCACGATTCCAGGAGTACGCCGCGATCTTACGCCACGCTTTCGAAGATCGCTCGAAACCGCGCGGTAATTTCCAGAAACCTATGTCTCGCgaccgaaacaaaaaaaaaaattaccagtTGCCCGAACGAAAGTTATCGCGCGGAAGAATCGCGAATTAAGAAACCCTCGAATCCTCCGTTGGACGCGATTGGTGATGAAATTGAGAATTTTTCACGCTCGTGAAGCATCCGACGAGGATACACGCGTATTGTCCGGTTTACAAGCAGGATGATCCAACGGTAGCGGCGAGTTTACGAATCGGGGCCGTATCCGGACAGTTATCGCGGGAGGTGGTCGTTCCAGGAATTGTCATCTTCGGATGGGTGAACAGTTAGAGCGTAGACGATGAGAAGAGATCGATTCGCGTTTCTTCGTTAACGTTGAAGTTGTACAGGTTCTTGGAAGAACGGAGACGGAAACGCGGCGCTCGATTCGGTAATCATCGAGCGAGAAACGTTCTCGGAACCGTTGAGGACAAAGACGAACCCTGAACCCGGgactcgatttttcgaaaccgGTCCGCGATCGGAGCGTACCGATTCGCGAGTCCGAGTCTTTTGTCGCGCTCGTGTCTCCCTCTCGAGGTATCGATCCGATCGGACAAATTAGACCATCGGCCGAGTCGATGCATCGACGCGCCGCAGGAAATCGGTAGTCGCCTCGACTCGCCGCCgatctttctctatctctctctctctctctctctctctcgctgctCGCTTCCCCGAGCGGAGAGCGGAgagaggagggaaaaaaaaagaagaggtaTTTAAGGCTACCGACTGAAAGAACGGACTACCGTACAAAGAGAGCCGAGACACCGAGAGCGGCGAACAAAAAGGGGCAAAGAGGAAGGAAGAGAAGGCGAGACGGAGAGCAGAGGAgagacgaaataaaaatacgtgGAAGGGGAATTAAGAGCGGAGAAGGAGAGACGGATCTGTATGCGGTAGCCGAAGCCAGTCGGTCGGGTATGCCCGGAGGCTAGGCCATGATAGACAAGGTCATCCTCTCCCCGCCTTAGCGCGTTACGGCTCCGGCTACCGCCAGTCCtcgtttacatttatttatttataaatataccgCGGCGCACGGCTAATGCGCCAACACACACCGAGAGGTAAGGAGGAAGCGGAGCAACCAGCACGATGGAAGGAGACCCGACACTCCAGACGTCGATGGAACCCCTTCACCCGTCGTCGATATCGACTCTTTCGTTGTTCGGTAGATCGCCGCGGTAAATCGTTGCGCGGAAAACCCGCGATCGTTTTCGCGCGGGACTCCGGCGTATCGGTACGCGACGAACTCGATGATCTCTCTATCGGAGCTCGGCCGGGGTTCCCCGCcgtctttcgatcgaaatcgaaacgatctCGAGGATCGACCGGAGACCAACCACCGACGAACGATCCGTACGAAACTCGGTGTTTCGCGTCTCTGTTCTCGGTTAGTCTCGTTTCGCGTCGATCCTGTTCTCGAAGTCGAGCGAGTTCCTCCTCTGCCCCCGCGTCTATTTCAGTCGTATCCGGTCGATCGTGGCCTTTCCCGCGCACCGGAACAAAATTAAccgtcgttcgtttcttctGGTTGCAGATCTTCGGTAGCAAGGCGGATCTGCAGCTCCACACGCAGATCCACATGCGCGAGGCGAAGCCGTACAAGTGCACCCAGTGCTCGAAGGCGTTCGCGAACTCCTCGTACCTGTCGCAGCACACCAGGATCCACCTGGGCATCAAGCCGTACCGCTGCGAGATTTGCCAACGGAAGTTCACCCAACTGAGCCACCTACAGCAGCACATCCGCACGCACACCGGCGATAAACCGTACAAGTGCCGGCATCCAGGCTGCACGAAGGCGTTCAGCCAGCTGAGCAACCTACAGAGCCACTCCCGGTGCCACCAGACCGACAAGCCGTACAAGTGTAACTCCTGCTACAAGTGCTTCTCCGACGAGCCCAGCCTGCTCGAGCACATACCGAAGCACAAGGAATCGAAGCACCTTAAGACGCACATCTGCCAGTACTGCGGCAAGAGCTACACGCAGGAGACCTACCTGGCCAAGCACATGCAGAAACACGCGGAGAGGACCGACAAGAGACCGCCGATCATCGGTACCGGGCTCAGGCCGTCGATCCACGCGATGGCGGTACATCATCAGGATCACTACTGGCCGAAGGTCAGCCCCGATTCGGTGATCAGCGATCTGCACGAACGGCTGCCGCACCATCACACCGACTACCATCAGAACCAGAACCCGGAGATGCTGTTACCCGGCCACGGGCACCGCGGCGACTCCATAGAGAACGACTCCAGGCAACAGACGCCCCAACCGGGTGCCAATCATCATCCGAACAGCAGCTCGGCGTTCACGCCGATATCCTCGATCTCGATAAACTCGATCTCCTCTATGCAGCACCCGCTGAACCCGTTGAACCATTTGCACTACCCGGGCAGCCATCATCCGGCCTCCAGGCCGTACCTCTACGAAGCCTTCAACTCGACGCAGAAGTCCTCCCCAGCCTCGTCCTCGTCCGGTGTAACGCCCGGGACTACCAGCAACCAGAACGCGACGTCGTTCCCGAATCAACTGATCAGTCTCCATCAGATCAGGAACTACGCCCACCAACCGAACCTCGGGAACCTCGGGAACCTGGGGAACCTGGGGAACCTCAGCAACCTGAGCAACCTCAGCGCGACGATGGAGAGCCACGCTCTCCTCGGTGGACTCAAGGAGAAACAGTAACTCCGGCTGGTCTTGGAGATTAGGAGCAACTGCTATTTCTCCtcggtttcttcttctttctcgttgTCCTCCTCGCCCACGTTTCACCCAGTTCCCCGTTGTCGATCCGGACCACTCGCTTCCGTTTCGTCCcggttctttctctctttcacacacacactctctctctatttctctctctctctctctctctctctctctctctctttctctctctttctctccaccTTTCGTTACCTTCGTCTCCAGCATCCCGGGTCTCCGGCCGGCTCTCCTCGCTCGAGACCCGATCCTAGAACCGTTTAGAAGCCGTGTCAAGCCGGTGTGTGCGCGCAGCCCGATGAATCGCGAGTGACTCCGAATCGTTCCTGTTTTCCCTTCGAGCGCGGTGCTAGGGAGGGTTCGACTGTCTCGCTCCGGGTAACTTCGAAGGTCCCCGCTGCCCGCGTTTCGGGTAAACGCTCAGTCCTATCGtccgttttcatttttattccactcgttgtttctttttatttttttcttcgctagtttttcgtttctctcggttTCGGTCCCGCTGAACGCTCACCGAACGTTCGTCGGAACGATGTTCGCGCCACGATACGAatattacgtttcttttttttttcaattttttttttttcttttctttattctcgTCGTTGTTTTCCGTTTCCGTTCGCAACCGCGGGACCGTTTCGACGACgtcgtcttttttcttttacgtttcGAACCGGTTTCGGTTTCTTTTATCGGACGCAACGCGAAACTCCGAAAAACGATCGGTGTTCGTGGCCCGAGCAAGGGCGAAGGGACTAAGGGCGAACGAAAGAAGGAAAGgatcgtttctctcgatcgGGGAACACCGAtcgctatctctctctctctctccccccgtcGCCGCGAAGCCACGGATCGTTCCCCCGGAGTCGAATGCAAATCGATCGGGCGACTTTTAATCGTTTTAATGCTACCGGGCATCCATGCATGAAGAGCGAATTATTAGAAAGTCCGCTCGCCGCGCGGCTCGGTATCGATCGCGAGACCTCCTGTATCCGTTCAACGTCGTCGAGGCGCGCGaagatcgatcgtcgatcggttgCTGGCCGCTCGGCTCGCCGCCGGTTGATTAACTTTCACCTTCGAAGTTAGTTAGAAAGTAGCCCGGGAACGATTACCGGGGTAACCACGTTTCTAGGTAATCCGCGGAACGAAGTCCCGCGGCGAACAGTCACCCGAGAGACGAGACGACGATCCTGGCACCGGGATCCATCCTCCCTTGGACGTTAACTTTTTCGAGGTGACTCGAGTTCCTCGACGAACGAACGCTTTCTTCGATCCTTTCACGCCTCCTCTCCGACGATCTCCTTAGGATAATTGCCGTGCCTCCTTTCGCGGTCGAACGAGCCAACCTTCTCCGATGTACGATTCTCGATCGGGCGGTCCCATCGACGAGCAACGTGTAACCACACGCGCGcgtttcttcgtatcgatgCTCGTGCATTCGCGATACGTTCGAAAGCGGATCACCGAAGAGGCTACCTCGTACGTGTGTGGCTCTTTATCGACGAGAGCTCCTTTCGTAGAAGGGGGAAGGACTCTCGATGTTAACCGAGCCCTCGACGACCCGACTTTCGACGTATCGGCGATATCGCGAAGCTACCGGTCGAATCGATACACGTTCCTCGATACGACGATTCGGTCGGTGATTCTTCTTTCGGCGTGTACCTTCGAACGCCTCGAGAACTCGACCCTGCGAAGACCACGTCCCCGTGGAGATACGCGATCGATCCCGATGAACGCGAAATTAATCACCCGTAGCTAACCGGGGTAGTACTCGGTCGGTTGAAATTCGAGGATTCGCCTCGATATCCGGTTTTTCTAGCGCCGGGTCGCCTCGAAGCTGGCTCCTCGAGAGGACAGCCCCTACAGAGCCCGCGAAAAAAATCGGAACCGCGGCGGAATCGATGGGACCGCCGGTAATTCCGTTCTTTTCACGTTCCTGCCTCCCAGGAGCACCGTTCGTAAGAGGGAATAGCAAAAGTCAGGAGAAATCGTGCCGTAAAGTACAGCTATTTTCCAAGGGGTGACTCTCACCCCCGTCGACGGGGGTGGGCGCACCTTTCTGGGTCGAGTGGACGTTTCGCTCGCAACGGGATAATTAACGAAGAGTACGAGAGAGCGTGTGTGAGCGCGTCTGTGTACGACAGAGTGTTTGcgtgcgcgtgcgtgcgtgcgtgcgtgcgtgcgtgcgtgcgtgcgtacgtgtgtgtgtgcgtttgggagagaaagagaacgtgtgtatgcgcgcgcgtgtgcgtgtgtgtgtgtgagcgaGTAAGATGGGTACCGCGAAACTCGAGCATCGCACGCACCTTTTAAATAGTAGTTTACACGCGTagacgcacacacacacacacacacacatattacACGAAGGGCACAAATCGTGTGAATATATCGCGAggtgagagagcgagagaaattttAGGGTAGGTCGACGATAGTGCCACGAAATAATAAATTGCGAAAGTAACGGGAACGATAGAGAATTAAAAGAGTAACGAgggctagagagagagagagtgagaaagagtgagagagagagagggagggagagagaggggttGAAACGCGAGCAACGCGAAAGCACAGGCgcacagagaaaaaaaaaataacgtgaGAACGGTACGGAGAACCTCCTTGTACATagctattatatataaatatatatatatatatatataaataaatgaataaataaatattatatattattattaattgattaattaattgATTAATCAATCGATCGATATTCGGTAGGTGCGTAAGCTGAAAGAGAGGAAGGATATAGACTCTACTGAAGATATTCTAAGTACCTTATCTAAAGAGAGTGTGCGTAtgcgcgaaagagagagagatagaacgtgtgtgtctgtgtgtgcgtgtgtgcgggagagaaagagagctaaCGGGAGAAAGAAGCAAGCAATCGTTGCCCAAAGTTAATTACGataattcgtttcgttttcgtaaGAGCGCGTTTCCGTTTCCGAGGCCGCGAGAGCAACAACTCTTCGACCGACTTCGACGATCGTCTCGGTTTTCCCACACCTTGTACCACCCCCtcggtttcgtttctttcgatgctCGATCGTCGACGCGATCTTCGAGGTCGATCGTGGAccgcgagagcgagagcgagaacgGAGAAGTTATTCTTCTCGCCCGAAAGGGAGAAAAATGGAGAgagcagaaaaaaagaaaaaacaaaaaagaaatacacacacgccTAGCAAATGGGGGATAGAGGGAAGGGGATAGAACACGTGTACTGTAGATAATTTCTTGTTACGACGTCATCCGTGTCCCGTTTCGAGGCTCCGTTCTTCCCGGAGGATCTACCCTCCATCTCGGGACGACGCGATCCGAGCAACCTGGGGCAAAATTTCcctttcgtttcgccgtttttcCCCCCACACACCCGAACACCTTCGCCAACCGGGTCCGTTTTTCATTTTCCTCGCGAACCGTACCCGTCCTCCTCTCCCCTGATACGGGAGACCTTCGAAACGTCCCGTAAACGCTGAAAAACCCCTGGAAGAAGAGAAGCTCGCGAGACGCGACACGTCGGCGCCTCCACCTGTGCTCAAGTTGTTTAAAACTATTAGTTCGTTACTAAGTGGGAGAGTAATGGATGCGCGCGAGTGGTCgtgagaaagaaacgacgagcgAATGCGTGAGTGAGTGGTTCGACGAGCGAGTGCGAGAGGGACAGAAAGAGGAACCGAGCGAGGGTCGTCGCGGACCGTCCCCGCGACGATAAACAATAAAATGAGACGCGTTTAAACTAAATGAACGGTAACAGGCGCGGCCCGATCTCTCGTGTTCCGAAATCGCGGTTCGCGTACGCGTCGTCCAcgtttcccccccccccccccccccacacacCCCCATCCgaccacccacccacccccaaCCATCCGCGTGGCGACCGCGAACGACGGGAGGGAACCCGAACGTCGAGggatgtaaaaagaaaaaaaaaaagaaacaaaaacgtaCGCGCGCGGAACGAAATTAGGAtacgaaaaatgtagaaatttggcgcgacgtttgttcgaaaaaaaaaacgtcgcgacgaaacgagGAGACAACGACccgatcgattcgtcgttttttcGTTGACG is a genomic window containing:
- the LOC143143178 gene encoding uncharacterized protein LOC143143178, which translates into the protein MSTMSVVSNSSVEVDSDSSNDMSSKDEGPAEQKFILRNELYNSLLASALGKTVLNRHLSFKEQGINFNLANLKDNLNALGALKELKDLKGLTVSSVPAFPRNLALHREDHDEKASFAWSEGGDEGGGGGGGGGGGGGGGGGGAGTGSTGPTTAGGGGLAHWVSVMAEHIHNPHSAAGVGGVHHQQQSPPQPPYPWNNGLSSEQCNPHDKESDYWGGGRGAKQGYEHFLLQAKMNADHGQLQKGEDQYRGAGGSSSGSPPASLLVVPQPLTVKPSHPSHLNPHLSGPHSHPPRKYQCKMCPQIFGSKADLQLHTQIHMREAKPYKCTQCSKAFANSSYLSQHTRIHLGIKPYRCEICQRKFTQLSHLQQHIRTHTGDKPYKCRHPGCTKAFSQLSNLQSHSRCHQTDKPYKCNSCYKCFSDEPSLLEHIPKHKESKHLKTHICQYCGKSYTQETYLAKHMQKHAERTDKRPPIIGTGLRPSIHAMAVHHQDHYWPKVSPDSVISDLHERLPHHHTDYHQNQNPEMLLPGHGHRGDSIENDSRQQTPQPGANHHPNSSSAFTPISSISINSISSMQHPLNPLNHLHYPGSHHPASRPYLYEAFNSTQKSSPASSSSGVTPGTTSNQNATSFPNQLISLHQIRNYAHQPNLGNLGNLGNLGNLSNLSNLSATMESHALLGGLKEKQ